The region AGGTGCCGACTCGTTGAGCACGACGACGTCGGCCGCGATGAGCTCGATCTCGCCGGTGGGCAGGTTGGGGTTCTCGTTGCCCTCGGGGCGGCGCGAGACCTCACCGGTCACCTGCAGCACGAACTCCGAGCGCAGCGGGTGAGCCACGTCTTCATCGCGGATGACGACCTGCGCGATGCCCGACGCATCGCGAAGATCGATGAACGCGACGCCTCCGTGATCGCGGCGACGATCGACCCAGCCCGAGAGGGTGACGGTCTGACCGATGTGCTCGGCTCGCAGTGAGCCTGCCGTGTGTGTGCGAAGCACGGAGATTCCTTCTGATCGGGGAAAGGCGAACCCGCCCAGTCTACGTGGCGCCCCTGATCGCGAATCCGCGTGACCTCGGCCCGCGATACGGTGGGCGGGTGACGGCACGACGACTCCATCTGGTGCGCCATGGCGAGGTGCACAACCCCGCGCGCGTGCTCTACGGGCGCCTCCCCGACTATCACCTGAGCGAGGCCGGGCGCCGGATGGCGCACGACGCGGCCGAGCACCTGGCATCCGCCGGCCGGCAGGTGAGCGAGCTGCGATGCTCGCCGCTCGAGCGCACGCAGGAATCGGCCGCGCCGTTCACCGAGCTGTTCGGACTCGACGCCACCCACGATGTGCGCATCATCGAACCCGCGAACGTGTTCGAAGGCCAGCGGATGTCGCGCGCTCTGCGCAACCCCTTCAACTGGCGCCACCTGCGCCGGCCGTCGGTGCCCAGCTGGGGCGAGCCGTACACGTCGATCGCGACGCGCATGCGCGCCGCGATGGACGAGGCCTGGGATGCCGCGCTGCGCGGCCCGTCGGTGCACGACGGAGACATCGTGTTCGTCTCGCACCAGGCGCCGATCTGGATCACGCACCTCTCGATCGCGGGAATCACCCTGCAGCACGATCCGCGCACCCGGCGCTGCGCGCTGTCGAGCATCACCTCGTTCGAGCGCGTCGGCGACGTGTGGCGAGAGGTGGACTACGTCGAGCCGGCGGACAAGGGCGTCGACCTCGGCGCGGTCTGACCGCTCCGACTGATCTCGAATCGCTCATCTGGCGGTTGCCGGCCCTGAGGTCGCCATTCGCGCGATTCGAACGCGGACGCCGGCTCAGCCCATCGCGAGCTCCTGCACGATTCCGATGGCGGCGAGCTGACCGGCTGCAGCAGCGAGTGTGACGGCCGCCATGACGCCGGGGACGCTCGCCCGATGCGCGAGGTCGCCCGCCGCCGAGACTCCGGCGAGCGAGGTGCGCCCCATCTCGTCGATCTCGATCGCGCCGCTGGGCAGCATCCGCAGGCCCAGCTGATCGGCGAAGGGAGCACGCTGGCGCATCGCGGCGTTGGTCACGAAGAGCCCGTCGACGCCGACGGCCGTCCCCGCGGCGACCCTCACGCCCTCCCCGTCCGGTGCGACCGACGTCACCGGCGCCCGGTGCACGACGGCGCCCAGCGATTCCAGCTCCGCACGACGGTCGTCGTCCAGCGCGCCGTCATCGAAGACGACGATCGAGACGCCGATGGGGCGCAGCATGCGCACGATGTGCTCTGCGCGCTCCGCTCCCAATACGCCGACCGTGCGTCCGGCGAACTCGTGCCCGTCGCAGAAGGGGCAGTTGAAGGCGCGCACGCCCCACAGCTCAGCCAGGCCGGCGACATCCGGCAGATCGTCTCTCATCCCCGTCGTCAGCATCACCCGCGGCGCATGCTCGACCGTGCCGTCTTCGAACCGCACGGTGAAGCCGCCGTCCGCGGGCGAGACCGCGCTGACTCTTCCCTGGCGGAGCTCGATCGTGTCGTACTGCTGCAGCTGAGCTCTCGCGGTCGCTCGGAACTCGGCAGGCGCCGTGCCGTCATTGGTCACCACGTTGTGCATGTGCAGCACGGTTCCGTTGCGGTACTCGCCCGAGTCGACGACAAGGGCCGAGCGGTGCATCCGCCCCAGCGTCAGGGCCGCCTGCAGTCCGGCCGGTCCTGCGCCGATGATGATGACATCGCTCATGTGCGTCCTCCTGAAGGGTCCCGATCTTGCGGTCGCAGCCAGTCTGTGACTTCATGTCAACATGAAGTCAAATGTCGAGCGCCCCTTCTCGGTGGGCGAAGTCGCCGAGCGCTTCTCGCTGCCCACGAACGTGCTGCGCCACTGGGAATCGGTCGGCCTGCTCTCCCCGGCGCGAGACAGCTCTGACCGACGCCGCTACAGCCGCGACGACGCCGTGCGAGTGGCCGTCATCCTGCGCAGCAAGGCGGCGGGCATGAGTCTCGACCAGATCGCTCACCTGCTCGAACGCGACATGGCAGGCAGACATCGTGTGCTGCAGACGCACATCGACGACCTCGACCGCCGCATGGAGGAGATGCGACGCTCCAAGGCGATGGCCGAGCATGCGCTGAGATGCTCGGCACACGACATCTCCACCTGTCCGCGATTCCGCGCCGAGCTGTCGGATCTGCTCGCCGAGTTCCCGGAGGGTCACGACGGCTCAGAGCGCGCATAGGATCCGCGCGTACGATTCCCAGCGTGTCCGTGCCTGCTCGTTCCCTTCGCGGCGCCTGGCGCATCGGCGCCGCAGCGCTCGCCGCGACTCTCGCCATCGGCTTGAGCGCGTGCGCTCCCGACCCCATGGTCGAGGCCTACAAGAACGGCGATCAGAAGGCGTACACGGCTGCTGACTTCCGCGTCGACTCGATCCCTGCCGGCGACCGTGCAGAGCCGGTCGACTTCGGCGGCATGACCGAAGACGGCGAGAAGTTCTCGAGCGACGACATCCGCGGCGAGGTCGCGGTCGTCAACTTCTGGTACGCGGGCTGCGGACCCTGCCGCGCCGAGGCGAAAGACCTCGAGGCGACGTGGCAGAAGCACCAGGCAGACGGTGTGCAGTTCATCGGCGTGAACATCTACGACCAGGCCGACACCGCCAAGTCGTTCGCGAAGACCTACGGCGTCACCTACCCGAGCCTCATGGACGCCACCTCCGGTGACGCCAAGCTCGCCTTCGCCCGGGTGACGCCGATCCAGGCGCCGCCGACCACCCTCGTCATCGACCGGAAGGGCCGGGTCGCGGCCCGCATCATCGGCCCGATCGACGGCACCTCGATCCTGTCGACCCTCATCAAGGACGCGCTCAAGGAGAAGGCGTGAGCCCGGATGCCGTGATCGGGGCCGGCGCGCTCTGGATCGCCATCCCGCTCGCCCTGCTCGCCGGTCTCGTGTCGTTCCTGTCTCCGTGCATCCTGCCGCTCGTGCCCGGCTACCTCGGGTTCATCGGGGGAGCGGCCGGAGCCACCGCCTCACCCGAGCGTGCACGACGCAGCCGGATGCTGCTCGGCGTGCTCCTGTTCATCGCCGGCTTCACGGTGGTGTTCGTCGCCTACACGGTGATCGGCGGCGCAGCATCCACCTTCTTCCTCGAGTGGGGCGACCTGATCACCCGCGTCCTCGGTGCCGTCGTCGTGCTGATGGGTCTGATCTTCCTCGGCCTGTTCGGCTTCGCGCAGCGTCAGTACAAGATGCAGGTCAACTCGGCCACCGGCCTCATCGGCGCACCGCTGCTCGGTTTCACGCTCGCCATCGGCTGGGCGCCCTGCACGGGACCAACGCTCGGCGCCATCATCAGCGTGGGCTGGACCCTCGGCGATCCGTGGCGCGCCGGGCTGCTCGGCGTCGCCTACTCGCTCGGCCTTGGCATCCCGTTCCTGCTCGTCGCCCTCGGCTTCGGCTGGGCGACGAGCGCAACCGCTTTCCTGCGCCGCCACATCCGCACCGTCAACATCATCGGCGGCGCGCTGCTGATCGTGCTCGGCCTGCTGATGATCACCGGCGTGTGGACCCAGATCATGTCTCGACTCACGGCGGTGATGAGCAGTGTCATCCTCCCCCTCTGACCCCTCCGACGGCGCGGCAGCGGCATCCGATCCGCTCCGCCCGGCCGACCACATCGACTCGGCACCCGCCGACGATAGCGAGATCAACCAGCCGAAGCTCGGGTTCGTCGGATGGCTGCGCTGGGGCTGGCGTCAGCTGACCTCGATGCGCGTGGCGCTGGTGCTGCTGCTGATCCTCGCCATCGCCGCGATCCCCGGATCGGTCTTCCCGCAGCGCACCGCCGACCCCAACGGCGTCGTGCAGTACAAGCAGAACAACCCCGACATCTTCCCCGCGCTCGACGCGATGCGCATGTTCGACGTGTACTCGTCGCCGTGGTTCTCGGCCATCTACCTGCTGCTGTTCATCTCGCTGATCGGCTGCATCATCCCGCGCATCAAGCACCACGCCAAGGCGCTGCGGGCCCAGCCCCCACGCACCCCTGCACGGCTCGGCCGGCTCGAGAACCACCGCTCGGTCGTTCGGGATGCCGGTGCCGCCGGCACGACAGACGCCGCCGTCTCGATCGACATCGCCGAGAAGCAGCTGAAGTCCCTCGGCTATCGCGTCGCCCGCTACGACCGCGGCAGGACGTGGTCGGTGTCGGCGGAGCGCGGCTACTGGCGTGAGACCGGCAACCTGCTCTTCCACGTCGCGCTCGTCGGCGTGCTGGTCACGGTCGGCATCGGCGGCGGTTTCGCCTACACAGGCCAGCGCGTGGTGATCGAGGGCGCCAGTTACGTCAACACCCTCATCGACTACAACTCGATCAACCGCGGGCGCTTCGTCGCCGACGACTCTTTCCAGCCCTACGCGCTGACACTCGACTCGTTCGACGTCACCTACGAGGACTTCGGCACGCCCGGTGCCGGCCAGGCCGGCAACTTCGCCGCCAACCTCACGGTGCGAAACGTCGACGGCTCGAAGAGCAAGGGCACCGTGCGCGTGAATCACCCTCTGCACGTCGGCGGCGACAGCATCTACCTGCTCGGCAACGGGTACGCGCCCACCATCACCGTGCGCAACGCGGAGGGCGAGAAGGTCTTCAGCGGTCCCGTCGAGTTCCTCCCGCAGGACAGCGCGATGACCTCGCTCGGCGTCGTGAAGGTCACCGACGGCATGCCAGAGCAGCTCGGCATGATCGGGTTCCTCTACCCGACCCCGCTGAAGATGAAGAGCGGCGCGTACACCTCGGTGCACGGCGCGCTCAACCTCCCCCTGCTCACCCTCGACGTGTACCAGGGCGACCTCGGCGTCGACGGCGGCAAGCCCGTGTCGGTGTTCGAGCTCAACACCGACGGTCTCGAGAAGCTCAACGGCCGCACGACCGACGAGAAGTCGATCGAGCTGCAGCCCGGCGAGACCGCCGACCTGCCCAACGGCCTCGGCACGGTCACGTTCGAGAACGTGTCGCCGAAGGGTGCGAAAGACACGCTGCAGTCGGTCAAGCGCTACGTGTCGCTGCAGATCCACCACGACGCCTCGGCGCCATGGGTGCTGGCGTTCGCACTGCTCGCCCTGGGCGGGCTCGGCCTCGCCCTGTTCGTTCCGCGTCGGCGCATGTGGGTGAAGGCCACGGCATCCGACGACGGAATCCACCTCGAGTACGCCGGCCTCGCGCGCGGCGACGATCCGACCCTCGCCGCCGCCGTGGACGATCTCGTCCGCGGACACGGGCGGCTTCTCGACGCGGCCGCGCCCGACAGCGCGACCTCCGCACAGGGAGACTGACACATGCCCGACCTCGATTCCATCTCGATCCTGACGCTGTGGACGGCCATCGCCGTCTACGCCGGCTCGTTCATCGCCTACGCCTTCGACCTGGCACGGCGCTCCTCGGCGACGGCCGCCGCCGTCGAGACCCCGGCTCTGGTCACCGCAGGAGGTTCGGATGCCCGTGGCGCCGCGTCAGCGGCATCCGGAACCGGCGCAGCCGCAGCAGACGCGGGGAAGGGCGGGAAGCCGAAGTACATCTTCGCCCGCATCGGAACCGCACTGGCGATCCTCGGCTGGCTCTTCCACCTCACCGCGACACTCACGCGCGGTTTCGCCGCCGGGCGCGTGCCGTGGGCGAACCTGTACGAGTTCGCGATGATCGGCACGCTGCTGATCATGGCCGTGTACCTGGTCATGCTCACCCGCATCGACCTGCGCTACCTGGGCACGTTCATCTCGGGTCTCGTCGTCGTGCTGCTGGGTGCCGCTGCGGCCAACTTCTACGTCGAGGTCACGCCGCTCGTCGACCCGCTGAAGTCGGTGTGGCTGGTGATCCACGTGTTCGTCGCCTCGCTGTCGACCGCGCTGCTGGCCCTCGCGTTCGCGCTGTCGGTGATGCAGCTGATGCAGTCGCGCCGTGAGCGTCGCGTCGCCGAGGGAGACGAGAACGCCGGCCCCGGGTTCCTGCGCACCCTGCCGAACACCGTGCGCCTCGAGAACATGGCGTACCACTTCTCGGTCGTCGGCTTCATCTTCTGGACCTTCACGCTGATCGCCGGTGCGATCTGGGCGCAGGACGCCTGGGGCCGCTACTGGGGCTTCGACGTGAAGGAGACCTGGACCTTCATCATCTGGGTGCTCTACGCCGGATACATCCACGCCCGTGCCACCCGCGGCTGGCGAGGCAACCCGTCGGCCTGGCTGTCTATCGTCGGCTTCACCGCGGTGATCTTCAACTTCGCCATCGTCAACGTCTTCTTCAAGGGTCTGCACGCCTACTCCGGCCTGAGCTGAGGTCGCGTCTCGCCGCCGAGGTCCGGGTTCGCCGGTACAGGCTGATTCGCGAGGACAGGATGGATGCCCGTGAAGGGGCCTGTTCTCGCGAATCGTCCTGTTCTCGGGCGCGCGTGCCTTGCCGGATGAGTCGCGTCCGGGCATCCGGGAGCAGTCCCGGATGCCCGATCCGGATGCTAGGCCGCGGCCAGCACGGCCTTGGCAGAGGTCGTGCGGCGGGTGGCCACGGCCAGGGTGGCGGCTCCCAGTGAGAGCACCGCCCAGACGACCAGGCCGGCGAAGGCCGCGCCGCTGGGGGCGATGAGTCCGCTGAGCGCGGGCGCGGTGGGCATCGCCGCGCCGAGTGCCGCGAGCCACGACGGCACGGTCGAGATCAGGCTCGTCGCCAGGGCCACGACGCCCACCAGCGCACTCACCCAGCGTCCGATGCCTCCGAGCACCGCGACGAGGGCCTGGTTGATCGCAGCGAAGGCGGTGCCGGCCACGACCGCGAATCCGGCGAAGCCCCACCACTGGGCTGCGTCGTACTGGGCCACGATCTGCACGACCAGCGCGACCAGCAATCCCTGCGCGGCCCCGAGGCCGGCAGCCGGCCAGAATCCGCGCAGCACCATCCCGATCGACGAGCGACGCGAGGTGAGCGTGCTGCCCGGCACGGCGCGCAGCACGATGAACGATGCCAGCGCTCCGAACCAGAGGACGACGGCCGAGAGCAGCGGGATCGTGGTCGGGCCGAACATGTCGTCGGAGTCCGAAGACGACGCGACCGGGTCGGCGATCACCGATGCGAGCGAGGTCGACTGCTCGTCGTCGAACGACGGCAGCGAGGTCGACGCGGTGTGCAGACCGTCGGCGAGCTCACCGGTTCCGGATGCCAGTTCGTCGAGCCCGTCCGAGAGCTCGCCCGCCCCGTCACCGAGAGCGGTGATGCCGTCGCCGAGCTTCGAAGCGCCGTCGGCGATCCCCGAGGCGCCATCGGCCAGGCCCGTGGCGCCGTCGCCGAGTTTCGAGGCGCCGGTGCCGACATCCACCATCCCGCCCGAGAGCTGGCGCGCCCCGTCGGCTGACTTGTCGATGCCGTCGGCGATCTGCCCCACACCGCCGCCGAGTGCGAGGGCCGCGTCGCCGGCGCTCTTGAGGGGTGCGGCGAGCTGCTGGGGAAGTCCCTTCACGTTCTCGGCGACGGGCGTCATGTAGCCCGAGACCGTGCCCGCATCGGTGGCGGTCTGCTTCGCGGAGTCGACGGCGGCGCCCGCATCCTCTGCCGCTGCGGCCAGGCGCCCGCAGAAGTCCGCGCCCGATGCAGCAGGATCGCACTCGGCAGCCAGAGCACCGAGGCTCTGAGCGACGCCGCCGATCCTGGTCACCGCGTCGACCGACGAAGATGCTGCCCCCGCCGCCTTGCTCGCGACGAGCTGCAGTGTCTGCGCCAGCGTGTTCACCTCGCTGTCGGGAGCGGTGATGGCCGCCGCACCGCCGACGAGACCCTTGCCGAGCTGGGTCGCACCGGCTCCGGCCTCCCTGGTCTTGGTGGCGATCGTGTCGAGACCCGTGCCGAGTGAGACCGCCCCGCT is a window of Microbacterium esteraromaticum DNA encoding:
- a CDS encoding histidine phosphatase family protein, encoding MTARRLHLVRHGEVHNPARVLYGRLPDYHLSEAGRRMAHDAAEHLASAGRQVSELRCSPLERTQESAAPFTELFGLDATHDVRIIEPANVFEGQRMSRALRNPFNWRHLRRPSVPSWGEPYTSIATRMRAAMDEAWDAALRGPSVHDGDIVFVSHQAPIWITHLSIAGITLQHDPRTRRCALSSITSFERVGDVWREVDYVEPADKGVDLGAV
- a CDS encoding NAD(P)/FAD-dependent oxidoreductase; amino-acid sequence: MSDVIIIGAGPAGLQAALTLGRMHRSALVVDSGEYRNGTVLHMHNVVTNDGTAPAEFRATARAQLQQYDTIELRQGRVSAVSPADGGFTVRFEDGTVEHAPRVMLTTGMRDDLPDVAGLAELWGVRAFNCPFCDGHEFAGRTVGVLGAERAEHIVRMLRPIGVSIVVFDDGALDDDRRAELESLGAVVHRAPVTSVAPDGEGVRVAAGTAVGVDGLFVTNAAMRQRAPFADQLGLRMLPSGAIEIDEMGRTSLAGVSAAGDLAHRASVPGVMAAVTLAAAAGQLAAIGIVQELAMG
- a CDS encoding MerR family transcriptional regulator, whose product is MKSNVERPFSVGEVAERFSLPTNVLRHWESVGLLSPARDSSDRRRYSRDDAVRVAVILRSKAAGMSLDQIAHLLERDMAGRHRVLQTHIDDLDRRMEEMRRSKAMAEHALRCSAHDISTCPRFRAELSDLLAEFPEGHDGSERA
- a CDS encoding TlpA disulfide reductase family protein, with protein sequence MSVPARSLRGAWRIGAAALAATLAIGLSACAPDPMVEAYKNGDQKAYTAADFRVDSIPAGDRAEPVDFGGMTEDGEKFSSDDIRGEVAVVNFWYAGCGPCRAEAKDLEATWQKHQADGVQFIGVNIYDQADTAKSFAKTYGVTYPSLMDATSGDAKLAFARVTPIQAPPTTLVIDRKGRVAARIIGPIDGTSILSTLIKDALKEKA
- a CDS encoding cytochrome c biogenesis protein CcdA; the encoded protein is MSPDAVIGAGALWIAIPLALLAGLVSFLSPCILPLVPGYLGFIGGAAGATASPERARRSRMLLGVLLFIAGFTVVFVAYTVIGGAASTFFLEWGDLITRVLGAVVVLMGLIFLGLFGFAQRQYKMQVNSATGLIGAPLLGFTLAIGWAPCTGPTLGAIISVGWTLGDPWRAGLLGVAYSLGLGIPFLLVALGFGWATSATAFLRRHIRTVNIIGGALLIVLGLLMITGVWTQIMSRLTAVMSSVILPL
- the resB gene encoding cytochrome c biogenesis protein ResB → MSSSPSDPSDGAAAASDPLRPADHIDSAPADDSEINQPKLGFVGWLRWGWRQLTSMRVALVLLLILAIAAIPGSVFPQRTADPNGVVQYKQNNPDIFPALDAMRMFDVYSSPWFSAIYLLLFISLIGCIIPRIKHHAKALRAQPPRTPARLGRLENHRSVVRDAGAAGTTDAAVSIDIAEKQLKSLGYRVARYDRGRTWSVSAERGYWRETGNLLFHVALVGVLVTVGIGGGFAYTGQRVVIEGASYVNTLIDYNSINRGRFVADDSFQPYALTLDSFDVTYEDFGTPGAGQAGNFAANLTVRNVDGSKSKGTVRVNHPLHVGGDSIYLLGNGYAPTITVRNAEGEKVFSGPVEFLPQDSAMTSLGVVKVTDGMPEQLGMIGFLYPTPLKMKSGAYTSVHGALNLPLLTLDVYQGDLGVDGGKPVSVFELNTDGLEKLNGRTTDEKSIELQPGETADLPNGLGTVTFENVSPKGAKDTLQSVKRYVSLQIHHDASAPWVLAFALLALGGLGLALFVPRRRMWVKATASDDGIHLEYAGLARGDDPTLAAAVDDLVRGHGRLLDAAAPDSATSAQGD
- the ccsB gene encoding c-type cytochrome biogenesis protein CcsB, translating into MPDLDSISILTLWTAIAVYAGSFIAYAFDLARRSSATAAAVETPALVTAGGSDARGAASAASGTGAAAADAGKGGKPKYIFARIGTALAILGWLFHLTATLTRGFAAGRVPWANLYEFAMIGTLLIMAVYLVMLTRIDLRYLGTFISGLVVVLLGAAAANFYVEVTPLVDPLKSVWLVIHVFVASLSTALLALAFALSVMQLMQSRRERRVAEGDENAGPGFLRTLPNTVRLENMAYHFSVVGFIFWTFTLIAGAIWAQDAWGRYWGFDVKETWTFIIWVLYAGYIHARATRGWRGNPSAWLSIVGFTAVIFNFAIVNVFFKGLHAYSGLS
- a CDS encoding YhgE/Pip domain-containing protein, translated to MTLPIERARSRRPITWLTLIGVLLLPAMIGGILVAALQDPTERLEQMTAAVVNLDKPVTIDGQYTPLGRQLAAGLVEGSDELDSNLTWVISNEDDASEGLAEGRYQAIVTIPRSFSADATSAGTALQDGESTAEQAEISVTTAPDGRVADGLISQQIASVAASTMGTMISEATVGNVLVGFTTIGDQIGDAADGADKLADGARSAADGAAEIPDGAVQLADGARKLADGSGQLSDGAAQLGAGADQLASGANEIASGAVSLGTGLDTIATKTREAGAGATQLGKGLVGGAAAITAPDSEVNTLAQTLQLVASKAAGAASSSVDAVTRIGGVAQSLGALAAECDPAASGADFCGRLAAAAEDAGAAVDSAKQTATDAGTVSGYMTPVAENVKGLPQQLAAPLKSAGDAALALGGGVGQIADGIDKSADGARQLSGGMVDVGTGASKLGDGATGLADGASGIADGASKLGDGITALGDGAGELSDGLDELASGTGELADGLHTASTSLPSFDDEQSTSLASVIADPVASSSDSDDMFGPTTIPLLSAVVLWFGALASFIVLRAVPGSTLTSRRSSIGMVLRGFWPAAGLGAAQGLLVALVVQIVAQYDAAQWWGFAGFAVVAGTAFAAINQALVAVLGGIGRWVSALVGVVALATSLISTVPSWLAALGAAMPTAPALSGLIAPSGAAFAGLVVWAVLSLGAATLAVATRRTTSAKAVLAAA